A region from the Acyrthosiphon pisum isolate AL4f chromosome A1, pea_aphid_22Mar2018_4r6ur, whole genome shotgun sequence genome encodes:
- the LOC100167103 gene encoding eukaryotic translation initiation factor 3 subunit I: MTVPDSKVTSLIWGTLDHTIITGHEDGAITQWDLRTGKSIETVKDHQGSINDMQKNRQGTMFVTASKDKTSKLFDVDDLSVHKVYVTERPVNSASLSPVYDHVVLGGGQDAMDVTTTAAQAGKFDARFFHVIFEEEFARVKGHFGPINSLAFHPDGESFSTGGEDGFIRVQSFDPSYKEFRFDY, translated from the exons ATGACTGTGCCAGATTCCAAAGTGACTTCATTAATTTGGGGTACATTGGACCATACAATAATTACTGGACATGAAGATGGTGCTATTACTCAATGGGATTTGAGA ACTGGAAAAAGCATAGAAACTGTAAAAGACCATCAAGGATCAATCAATGACATGCAAAAAAACCGACAAGGTACTATGTTCGTTACTGCATCAAAAGACAAAACTTCAAAGTTATTTGATGTTGACGATTTGTCAGTCCACAAAGTCTATGTGACTGAACGTCCTGTCAATAGTGCTTCACTTTCACCTGTATATGATCAc GTGGTATTGGGTGGTGGTCAAGATGCTATGGATgtaacaacaacagcagcacaAGCAGGAAAATTCGATGCTAGATTCTTTCATGTAATTTTTGAAGAAGAATTTGCAAGAGTGAAAGGTCATTTCGGTCCCATAAATTCATTAGCATTCCATCCAGATGGTGAAAGTTTCAGTACAGGTGGAGAGGATGGTTTCATTAGGGTACAATCATTTGATCCGTCTTACAAAGAATTTAgatttgattattga